The sequence below is a genomic window from Leptolyngbya sp. SIO1E4.
TGACCTCTCTAGAAGAGATTTATGTGATGCAGCCTTATCAGTCCATGTGGATTACGAACAAAGTGGATTCTGCAGAAGATAACTCAATGCCGGATCCGCTGATGGGTGATTGAAGGGCAACCGGGGCGATATGATAGGAGGCCAGAGATTACTGAGCGCTGCTAAGGACTGACCCCCATGACCCAGGTGAAAGCCATTGCTGGTCGAGGCATCCCCCTCACTGGAGATGACATTGATACGGATCGCATTATTCCTGCACGGTTTTTGCGATGTGTCACCTTTGACGGGCTTGGCCAGCAGGTGTTTGCCGACGATCGGGCTCAGCTCACCGGGCAGCACTCCTTTGATCAGCCCCACTACCAGGGGGCAGAGATTTTCGTGGTGAACCGCAATTTTGGCTGCGGTTCCTCGCGAGAACACGCCCCCCAAGCGATCGCCCGTTGGGGCATTAAGGCGCTGATTGGTGAAAGCTTTGCTGAGATTTTCTTTGGTAACTGCGTAGCCATGGGGGTGCCCTGTGTGACAGTTAATGCTGAAGTGGCCCAGACCCTGCAGGCTAAAATTGCAGCCCATCCTCAGCAGCCCTTAGAACTCAACCTGGAGACGCTTACAATTACGATGGCAGACTATCAGGCTGCCGTCGCGATCGCCGCAGGCCCCCGACAAATGTTTCTCAGCGGCACCTGGGATGCCTGCGGTCAACTGGTTGCCCAAGCCTCTGCCATTCAGGCGACGGCGGCTCAACTCCCTTACATCGGCTGGCAAAAACAGGCTTCCTAATAGCGGTTTGCAGTCGGATAAAGCATACCCAAGACCCTAGCCTCTGTCTTGAACTATAGCGGTATGCAGGCTAATCAAGCACACCCTAGACCCCAAACCCTAGACCCTGTCTTGACCCGGATGTACTGGACTCAACTGAACAAGGTTATAGATGTGCTGGACTCAACTGAACAAGGCTATAAAGGCAGCTGCAAGCGACCTGATGCCTCATTCTGCTGGCCTGCCTTCCTGCTCCCATGTTCCTGACCCTTGCAGATAGGCTCTGGCCTCATAGGCCCATTGGTCTTGTTGAGAATTGAGGGGGTTGGCAAACGCAACGCAGCTACGGGCCGCAAGTTCAGCGGTGGCGCGATCGCCCGAGGCTTCTGCGGTTTGAAATAACAAGCAGTGAGGTTGGGCGTCAGGGTTGGAGGCTGCTAGGCGACTTTCAGCACTGCTTGCAGTGCTCCTTTGGGCGTCACTTTCAGGACTTTCAAGAATGCTGCTTTCGGCGCTTGGGTCGATGCTCGGGGCGTCATTACTTTCAGGACTTTCAGGACGGACGGTTGGGGTTTCAATGGCAATGCTTTTTCTGAGGTTCTGCTCTGCTTCGGCATAGCGTCCCTGCTGTAGTCTGGCCCATCCCAAGTTGCTCCATAACTCAGCTCGCAGTGCCTGGGTTTCTGGGGTGTCCTCAATTTGGTCGAGGGCTGGGGTCAACAGCTCAATGACCGCATCAGGGTTTTCGTTTTCTAAATAGAGGGCTGCCAATCGGTTATAGGCCGGTAAAAAATCCCCTCTCGTTGCCAGAAGTAGCTGGTCTTGGGCACTTTCGGTGCGACCCAAGTCGGCATACAGTTCCCCTAAACGGTAATTAGCCTCTGAATTTTCTTGATCTAAACTGATGGCACGTTTATACGCCGTTTCCGCTTCCTGTAAATTCCCTTGTTCTTCTAAGGTCTGGCCGTTTTCAACGATGCGTTCAGCAATCACGGGTAGGGTATTGTGAAAGCCCACTAACCCTGCTAGCAGCATCAGTGATAGCCCCAGCTTGGTTTCTTGCCACCAATGGCGCCCCAGCCCAGTACTGTCTAAGGCATTTTCGATAAACCGGCGCCCTCCATCTGTCAGGACACCCCCTGCAGTGGCCAGGGTGAGAACACTCTGGCCGATGAGGGCAAACGAGCCCCACAGGCCCGGTGCCCCTGCGGTTAAAAAGCGGCCGCCAATGTCAACAACGAGGCTGGCTGAGGCCGTTAAGGAGGTTACGGTGAGGGCACTCCAGAGCCAATCATAGCGATCACGGACATGAATGGGCTTTTCTAAAAACCACCACCAGGCTGATTCAGGCGGTTGCAGGCTCTTTTGCCATGCCTCTAAATCAACGGTGTTGTGGATATTTCTAGCCTGCTCAAGCAGACGGTCATCGAGGGTGATGAGGTGCAAAAATAATTCAGGCATCGTCGTCCCTGCAGGGGATTGACGTGCAGCTTCGACCTGATCACGGGCCTGAAGAACGGCTAAGACGGTTTCAGCATTGGCCGTTTTCTCTAAACTGGCGATCGCCCCTGCATAGTGCTGAATGGCATCTGGTAAAGTCATCGCTGTCATCGTGTCATTCCCCTTCCAGCGCTCCCCCATTACACCTCTTGTGAGACCTCGTTCGGGGCAGAAGACGCCCAGTTCTCAATGTGGATCAGCGTTGGGCAGATGAGTGATTGGATGAATCGTAAGCGGGAAAAGGGAATAAGTCGGGAAGAAATGCCTACTCCACCACTAAACGAGCCAGGCTTGTGCCCGGATAATAAACACCCAGGATTTGATCATAGTTAAAGCCTTGAGCGGCATAGTCCTTCGCGCCATGCTGGCTCATCCCTTGCCCCCCGTGAGCTTCCTGAACGATTTGGTCAGATGCGGCATATAGGGATTCAACAATGCCCCCCCGGTAGCTAATGAATTCCCCAGCGGTTTCTGCTACCGCCTGTTGGGTGCCGGTCGTTTCCATCGCAATCCCCTTATAGGCCTGGAAGCGCTGCGTATTGTCCAAGTCGAAATAATCGCTAGCTGGGCGCACATGGTGGGTTAAAGCGTAGGAACGGGCTGCCACTGCCTGGGCTTTGAACGCTTCTAAGGGCCAGTGATGATACATTTCGCTGCCCACGACACTGGCGAGGTATTCCCCTAACAGCACGAAATTGACCGCGAGCAGTTCTCCACCGTTGTTGAACAACAGAACCCGGCCTCGATACCAGCTGCCGTCCACAAAGACATAGCCCCCGGCATCTGCCTCTAGCCAAACGGCCCCTGATAGCTGACAGCCATCAAAGCTAATACCCTGGGCAGTTGGGGAAGCGGTCAGGCTGGTTTGGGCCGGAATATCACAGTGGGCCGAACCATCGGTATTGATCACCCATCCCAAAGTGTTGGCCCCAACCACCAGGGATGGCACATTACGGGCGATCGCAACCCGCATTTCAAGAACGTGGTCAATGACAGCGTCATTGACTGCAGTGGCTGCGGGGGCAGCGACCGGGGGCGCTGGCTGTTGCGCTGAGGTGGGGCTGGCAGCAGCGGCAGCCCCTTCTGAGCCTTGAGCGTCTGTGGCTGGGGTGGCGGCACTTGCCTGCCGGGCACGTTGAATGCGGTAAAGATCAATCACCGATTGCCGCACCATGCCGGTACTGCGCCATAGCTCCTTCTCTAGCGGCTCGACCCTGGCGGCACCGCCAATGCCAGGAATCGGCATCAGCCGCAGCATAAGCGCGCTCGATAATAGGGCTCCACTTGCAAATGTAAGTCGCGATCGCAGCTTCGGTTCTGTCCGACCACATAGCTGCCGAATTCGCTGCCATTCCTGCTGAAACTGCACCACCATTGCCGCCTGCCAACCTTCAAAAGTTCACGAACAGCCCCCCTGCATTCTGGCCTACTTTAACTGTTTTTTAGCTTTTCAGATTACTTTTCTGTGCCTTGAATACCACTTGAATACCAGAGGCAGGTCTGGGGGCATCGGAATTGCTGGGCGAGTGATTTAAGACGGCGATTGAGGCGGGAGAGTTCCCATTAGAATGGGGCAAAATCTCGCAAAAGGCGCTTGAGGAGCTAAAAACTTTGGTTAGGATTACAAGGCACCCAGTGCAACGCTAGATCAGTCGCTCATCCCCCCTGAAACTTTCATCACTGTGCCCGTGTTGTCGTCTAAATCCAAAGCTCCCCGGAATCGTACCCTCACCCTCACTGAAGCAGAACGACAGCGCTACGGCCGACATCTCCAAGTTTTATCGCAATCGGCAACCTTAGACACCATCCTGGATACGACGCTCCATCAAGACTGTTTAACGGTTCTCCCTTTGCTGCCGCCCAGCAGCGTGGATTTGGTAATTGTGGATCCTCCCTATAATCGACGCAAAGCCTTTCACGGCAGCACGTTTAATCGGCGATCGCCCGCTGCTTACCAAATCTGGCTGGAATCCTGGGTGCCCCCCCTGAAGCGCCTGCTCAAACCCACCGCTTCTCTCTATGTCTGTGCTGATTGGGAATCGTCCACGGTGATTTATCCGGTGTTGACAGAGCATTTCACCGTACGCAATCGCATTACCTGGGAACGGGAAAAAGGGCGAGGCGCGAAAGCCAACTGGAAAAATGCTTCTGAAGATATCTGGTTTTGTACCCTCTCAGACAAGTACACCTTTAATGTCGAGGCTGTGAAACTCAAGCGACGGGTTATCGCACCTTACCGAGATCGCAACGGTACGCCTAAAGATTGGCAAGACACTCAACAGGGTCGCTTTCGCCTCACCCATCCTTCCAACCTGTGGACTGATATCTCGGTTCCTTTCTGGTCGATGCCCGAAAACACCGACCACCCCACCCAAAAACCCGAAAAACTCATTGCCAAACTTATCCTTGCTAGCAGTCATCCGGGTCATGTCATTCTTGATCCGTTTCTGGGGTCAGGTACGACTTCCGTGGTGGCCAAAAAGCTCGATCGCCACTACATCGGCATTGAAATCAACCGCGACTATTGCTGTCTGGCAGAAAAGCGACTGGAGTTGGTGAACCGCGATCGGCGGATTCAAGGCTACGCTGAAGGGTGCTTCTGGGAGCGCAACTCGACCCCCATTGGGGATAAACCCATTGAGAATAAATAATAACCATACGTTTAACTTATTACTGGTGTCTCCCTTGCTTTACCTCAGCGGTCTTTGCGATCCGCCCTTTAAGCTGAAGGGAGAAGCTGCCGTCAATATTGACGTTGAAGAATCTGGGCAGGTACTGAGCGGACGCATCGATGCGCTGGTTATGCAAGAGCGGCTGTGGCTGATTTTAGCGGAGTCTAAACAAGCCAGACTCTCATTTTCGATGGCGATTCCCCAGGCGTTAACTTATCTGATGGGGAGTGCCAATGGGGCAGAGCCTTTGTTTGGGATGGTAACCAATGGAGATGGGTTTCTGTTTATCAAGCTGGTGAAGCAGCCCCAGCCGACCTATGGGCTTTCAGATGATTTTTCGCTGTTTCGGCAGTCTCGAAATGAGCTGTACGCAGTGCTCAAGATTTTGAAGCGGATCGGAGACTGCATTAGTTATTAAGTGTATTAAGCGTCTCTTTTACGATCACCAGCTGGCAGCCCTAAATTCTCAAGCTTGATGCGGACATAGAAAACCCAGAGCAGAATGATGATTTCTTCCAGCAGTCGTAGGCGAATTTCCCAGGTTGAAGCATTGGCCTTTGCCATTCGACGCTGCAAAATGCCAAGCTCAGCGGCAGTCTCTTCGGGAAGTAATGCCATCAGGCGCGCCATTGCTGAGGCGTGATATCGAGCTTGTGTAGACGCTGCGGTGAGGATTTCCTCTAATTCAGGACTTGGAAAGTGTTGGAGAATTTCCAGTAATGTCTCCAGACCTGGCCCGGTGGGGCTTTCAACCCACTGTATAAGGTCGAAAGCGCGATCGCTCTGAGGGGCATCTTTAGGAGCGACGATGCCATGAGGGGGCGCTAATGCAATGACCACTTGGTTGAAATGAGCTGACAACAGCGAGTTCATCACTTCACTGAGCTTCAGGCGCTGTATAGGGGATAACTCTATATCTTTTGAATTCATTGTTTCGATAGCCTGGGCAGAGAGTGAGCTGAAATTTAGTCGTCGATCTTGCGATCGCCCCAAGGCAATCCCAAATTCTCAAGCCGAACCTGAATGTAGAAAACCCACAGCAGCGTCAAAAATTCTTCGAGCAGTCGTCGTCGAATTTGCCAGGGAGAGACTTTGGCCTTTTTCATGCGCCGTTGCAAAGTACCCAGCTCAGCAACACATTCTTCAGGCAAGAAAGCAATCAGATGAGCGGTGGAAGGGAGGGCATATAAGCTTCGTTGCTTGGCAAGAAGAACCAACAAGGCAATTAACACAAATACCGATAAGCCCAATAGGATTCCTGCCTGTATGAGGGCACGAGCGCGAGTAGGTTCACTGCTCAGAAGATGTTCTAAAGCCGTGCCTTGCTGAAGTTCAAACCCATGAGTGTGTACTAGTTCAAACGTTACAACAGACACGAGTACGTCAGCTTGCCACTGATCCAAAACCCGATCCAGATCCCGATCCAGAGCCAGATCCATAGTCCGAGCCCGATCCATAACTATAGCCAGATCCCGAGCCAGAACCATAGCCTGATCCCGAGCCTGATCCCGAGCCAGAGCCATAGCCCGATCCATAGCTATAGCCCGAGCCAGATCCAGATCCCGAGCCAGAACCCGAGCCAGATCCAGATCCAGATCCAGATCCAGATTCCGAGCCAGATCCAGATCCAGAACCCGAGCCAGATCCAGATCCAGATCCAGATCCAGATCCCGAGCCAGATCCCGAGCCAGATCCCGAGCCAGAACCAGAGCCAGGATCCGATCCCAACCCCAACGCTTAGTCATTGCCAACTGTTTTTCTTGAGCTATTTCCTGAATTTCAGATATCGCAAGGGTTTTCTCCTCGTCCGAGCTATTTTCATTGGTCAGTACTTCTACTGACCGAGCCACATCCAAAGTCCATTTAGGTTGCTGGGGGCGGTGCCTCAACACAGTCTGCAGTTGCAGTACAGAGAATCCTAAAACGGCTAACGTTCCAATACTTATAAGCAATCGACATTGCCACAGTCGTCGTATCTTGCGCTTAGCAAGCTTATCCATGTCACGTGCCTCCCCACATAGTTTGAGGCTGAGTCACCCGGTCAGCCAGCGCTGCCCGGTAGTGCTGCACCGCTCTCAAAGACTTTGCACCTAAACCGGTTACCTTGTAGTACTTCCGTCGGGCTCCACCAGACTCATCTACCTCATCTCCCCACTTCCAGGCAACCAGCCCCTTCTTCTCTAAGCGGTTGAGGGCTGGGTAGAGGCTGCCGAACCTCAGTTCGTTGACGGGTCGATCTAGGTTGAGCTGATCGAGAATTTCTAGCCCGTACAGCTCTCGACTCATCAGGACCGTGAGAATATCCTCATCGATCGCGGATATCTTCACCGGCTTCAGGGAATTGTCTTGAGGATCCTTCTTTTGTTCGGGAGGCATGGTACCTACCTAAAATATCGTCGCCGATCAAATGTCGACTCTTTTAGAGTATTCGAAAAACATATAATTGTCACTCTTTTTCGAAAACCCTTTCACAGGCCTTCTTTGTCTTTGCTACCTCCCTTCGTCCCTTCTGCTCAGGAAGGGAAATCCCGTTCTTCTCCTTACGCTGGCGCAGGCTGCCCGAAGGGCTTAGGAGGTAGGTGTTAGAGGAGGTCAGACTGGCGGCGTTGGCGAGTTTGGGTAATGCGATAGCTCAACAAAACCACCGGCAATAGCCCCACTACCACAATGGCCAGTGCCGGGGCAGCGGCTTCTACCAGGCGTTCGTCAGAGGCGTATTGATAGACCCGTACCGCCAGCGTGTCGAAGTTAAACGGTCGAATCACCATTGTCGCGGGCAGTTCTTTCATTACATCCACAAACACCAGAACTGCTGCCGTGAGCAGACTGCCGCTCAGCAGCGGGGCGTGGACTTTGGTCAGGGTCTTAATCGGAGGATTGCCCAGGCAGCGGGAGGCGTCGTCTAAGGTGGGGCGAATTTTGGTGAGGCCTGACTCT
It includes:
- a CDS encoding 3-isopropylmalate dehydratase small subunit is translated as MTQVKAIAGRGIPLTGDDIDTDRIIPARFLRCVTFDGLGQQVFADDRAQLTGQHSFDQPHYQGAEIFVVNRNFGCGSSREHAPQAIARWGIKALIGESFAEIFFGNCVAMGVPCVTVNAEVAQTLQAKIAAHPQQPLELNLETLTITMADYQAAVAIAAGPRQMFLSGTWDACGQLVAQASAIQATAAQLPYIGWQKQAS
- a CDS encoding tetratricopeptide repeat protein; protein product: MTAMTLPDAIQHYAGAIASLEKTANAETVLAVLQARDQVEAARQSPAGTTMPELFLHLITLDDRLLEQARNIHNTVDLEAWQKSLQPPESAWWWFLEKPIHVRDRYDWLWSALTVTSLTASASLVVDIGGRFLTAGAPGLWGSFALIGQSVLTLATAGGVLTDGGRRFIENALDSTGLGRHWWQETKLGLSLMLLAGLVGFHNTLPVIAERIVENGQTLEEQGNLQEAETAYKRAISLDQENSEANYRLGELYADLGRTESAQDQLLLATRGDFLPAYNRLAALYLENENPDAVIELLTPALDQIEDTPETQALRAELWSNLGWARLQQGRYAEAEQNLRKSIAIETPTVRPESPESNDAPSIDPSAESSILESPESDAQRSTASSAESRLAASNPDAQPHCLLFQTAEASGDRATAELAARSCVAFANPLNSQQDQWAYEARAYLQGSGTWEQEGRPAE
- a CDS encoding SpoIID/LytB domain-containing protein; this translates as MVVQFQQEWQRIRQLCGRTEPKLRSRLTFASGALLSSALMLRLMPIPGIGGAARVEPLEKELWRSTGMVRQSVIDLYRIQRARQASAATPATDAQGSEGAAAAASPTSAQQPAPPVAAPAATAVNDAVIDHVLEMRVAIARNVPSLVVGANTLGWVINTDGSAHCDIPAQTSLTASPTAQGISFDGCQLSGAVWLEADAGGYVFVDGSWYRGRVLLFNNGGELLAVNFVLLGEYLASVVGSEMYHHWPLEAFKAQAVAARSYALTHHVRPASDYFDLDNTQRFQAYKGIAMETTGTQQAVAETAGEFISYRGGIVESLYAASDQIVQEAHGGQGMSQHGAKDYAAQGFNYDQILGVYYPGTSLARLVVE
- a CDS encoding site-specific DNA-methyltransferase; this encodes MLSSKSKAPRNRTLTLTEAERQRYGRHLQVLSQSATLDTILDTTLHQDCLTVLPLLPPSSVDLVIVDPPYNRRKAFHGSTFNRRSPAAYQIWLESWVPPLKRLLKPTASLYVCADWESSTVIYPVLTEHFTVRNRITWEREKGRGAKANWKNASEDIWFCTLSDKYTFNVEAVKLKRRVIAPYRDRNGTPKDWQDTQQGRFRLTHPSNLWTDISVPFWSMPENTDHPTQKPEKLIAKLILASSHPGHVILDPFLGSGTTSVVAKKLDRHYIGIEINRDYCCLAEKRLELVNRDRRIQGYAEGCFWERNSTPIGDKPIENK
- a CDS encoding helix-turn-helix transcriptional regulator — protein: MPPEQKKDPQDNSLKPVKISAIDEDILTVLMSRELYGLEILDQLNLDRPVNELRFGSLYPALNRLEKKGLVAWKWGDEVDESGGARRKYYKVTGLGAKSLRAVQHYRAALADRVTQPQTMWGGT